One Citrobacter amalonaticus genomic window carries:
- a CDS encoding TonB-dependent siderophore receptor, translating into MNKKIHSLALLVNLGIYGVALPAMAEETADSTAVSHEDTIVVTAAQQNLQAPGVSTITADEIRKNPPARDVSEIIRTMPGVNLTGNSTSGQRGNNRQIDIRGMGPENTLILIDGKPVTSRNSVRLGWRGERDTRGDTSWVPPEMIERIEVLRGPAAARYGNGAAGGVVNIITKKGSNEWHGSWNTYFNAPEHKEEGATKRTNFTLNGPLGGDFSFRLFGNLDKTQADARNINQGHQSERTGTYADTLPAGREGVINKDINGVVRWDFAPMQSIELEAGYSRQGNLYAGDTQNTNTNQLVKDNYGEETNRLYRQNYSLTWNGGWDNGVTTTNWVQYEHTRNSRTPEGLAGGTEGIFDPKASQKYVDADLNDVTLHSEISMPFDLLVNQNLTLGTEWTQQRMKDMLSNSQTFMGGDIPGSSSTDRSPYSKAEIFSLFAENNMELTDSTMLTPGLRFDHHSIVGDNWSPSLNLSQGLGDDFTLKMGIARAYKAPSLYQTNPNYILYSKGQGCYATGAATGIGCYMMGNDDLKAETSINKEIGLEFKRDGWLAGVTWFRNDYRNKIEAGTVPMDRTSITNKGKTTYTDIYQWENVPKAVVEGLEGTLNVPVSNTVNWTNNITYMLQSKNKETGERLSIIPEYTLNSTLSWQVHQDVSLQSTFTWYGKQEPKKYDYQGKPVTGSDKQSISPYSIVGLSATWDVTNNVSLTGGVDNVFDKRLWREGNAQTTGSTTDVSYMRGAGAYTYNEPGRTWYMSVNTHF; encoded by the coding sequence ATGAACAAGAAGATTCATTCCCTGGCCTTATTGGTCAACTTAGGGATTTACGGGGTAGCGCTGCCCGCAATGGCAGAAGAAACCGCTGATAGCACCGCCGTCTCTCATGAAGATACTATTGTGGTTACCGCCGCCCAGCAGAACTTGCAGGCTCCTGGCGTGTCGACTATCACCGCAGATGAAATTCGCAAAAACCCTCCCGCTCGCGACGTCTCTGAAATCATTCGTACCATGCCTGGCGTTAACCTGACCGGTAACTCGACCAGCGGCCAGCGCGGCAATAACCGTCAGATTGATATTCGTGGGATGGGGCCAGAAAACACCCTGATCCTGATCGACGGTAAACCGGTGACCAGTCGTAACTCCGTGCGCCTCGGCTGGCGCGGTGAGCGCGATACCCGTGGCGATACGTCATGGGTGCCGCCGGAGATGATCGAACGCATTGAAGTCCTGCGCGGGCCTGCTGCCGCACGTTACGGTAACGGCGCCGCCGGTGGCGTGGTGAATATCATCACCAAAAAGGGCAGCAACGAGTGGCACGGCTCCTGGAATACCTATTTCAACGCACCGGAACACAAAGAGGAAGGCGCGACCAAACGCACTAACTTTACCCTCAACGGTCCGTTGGGCGGGGATTTCAGCTTCCGCCTGTTCGGTAACCTGGATAAAACGCAGGCCGATGCGCGTAACATCAACCAGGGCCATCAGTCTGAACGTACCGGCACCTATGCCGACACGCTGCCAGCCGGTCGTGAAGGCGTCATCAACAAGGACATTAACGGTGTGGTGCGCTGGGACTTCGCGCCGATGCAGTCGATTGAACTGGAAGCCGGTTACAGCCGTCAGGGTAACCTGTATGCCGGGGACACGCAGAACACCAATACCAACCAGTTGGTGAAAGATAACTACGGCGAAGAGACCAACCGTCTCTACCGTCAGAACTACTCGCTGACCTGGAACGGCGGTTGGGATAACGGCGTCACCACCACCAACTGGGTGCAGTACGAACATACCCGTAACTCCCGTACGCCGGAAGGTCTGGCGGGCGGTACTGAAGGGATCTTCGACCCGAAAGCGTCACAGAAATATGTTGATGCCGACCTGAACGACGTCACGCTGCACAGTGAAATCAGCATGCCGTTCGATTTGCTGGTTAACCAGAACCTGACGCTGGGTACTGAATGGACCCAGCAGCGCATGAAGGACATGCTCTCCAACTCGCAAACCTTTATGGGCGGTGATATTCCAGGCTCCAGCAGCACCGACCGCAGCCCTTATTCAAAAGCAGAAATTTTCTCGCTGTTCGCTGAGAACAACATGGAGCTGACCGACAGCACCATGCTAACGCCGGGCCTGCGTTTCGATCACCACAGCATCGTGGGCGACAACTGGAGCCCATCGCTGAACCTGTCACAGGGCCTGGGCGATGACTTCACTCTGAAGATGGGCATTGCGCGGGCGTATAAAGCGCCAAGCCTGTATCAGACCAACCCGAACTACATTTTGTACAGTAAAGGCCAGGGCTGCTATGCCACGGGTGCCGCGACCGGCATCGGCTGTTACATGATGGGTAACGACGATCTGAAAGCAGAAACCAGCATCAACAAAGAGATTGGCCTTGAGTTCAAACGTGATGGCTGGCTGGCAGGTGTGACCTGGTTCCGCAACGATTATCGCAATAAGATCGAGGCCGGTACGGTACCGATGGACCGCACATCGATTACCAACAAAGGCAAAACCACCTACACCGATATCTATCAGTGGGAGAACGTGCCTAAAGCGGTCGTGGAAGGGCTGGAAGGGACGCTGAACGTACCGGTTAGCAACACCGTTAACTGGACCAACAACATCACTTACATGCTGCAGAGTAAAAACAAAGAGACCGGCGAACGCCTGTCGATTATTCCAGAGTACACGCTGAACTCAACGTTGAGCTGGCAGGTACATCAGGATGTTTCTCTGCAATCCACCTTTACCTGGTACGGCAAACAAGAGCCGAAGAAATACGATTACCAGGGTAAACCGGTGACCGGTTCGGATAAACAGTCCATCAGCCCGTACAGCATCGTGGGTCTGAGCGCGACCTGGGACGTGACCAATAATGTCAGCCTGACCGGCGGCGTGGATAACGTCTTCGACAAGCGTCTGTGGCGTGAAGGTAATGCGCAAACGACCGGTAGCACGACCGATGTCTCTTATATGCGTGGCGCAGGTGCGTACACCTATAATGAACCGGGTCGTACGTGGTACATGAGCGTTAACACACACTTCTGA
- the fes gene encoding enterochelin esterase, producing the protein MTVTALTVGSEAWWQSKNGPQWTREADGNYRVTFWWRDPQGSEFHSAIQRVWVYITGVTDHHQNVFPQTMQRIAGTDVWQWQTVLSANWRGSYCFIPSTRDESFASLKADGVLDRTALREGWRQLLPQAIADPLNPVSWKGGRGHAVSALEMPQAPAQPGWDSPQTPVSSPVVLHWNSVRLGNTRRVWVFTTGDAQPDDRPLAVLLDGQFWAQSMPVWPALTSLTQRGQLPAAVYLLIDAIDTTHRSRELPCNADFWLAVQHELLPQVRRVAPFSDRPERTVVAGQSFGGLSSLFAGLHWPQRFGCVLSQSGSYWWPHRGGQQNGLIIEQLRTGTLSAKGLRIVLEAGVREPVIFRANQALYTQLQTTQQSVFWRQVDGGHDALCWRGGLTQGLIDLWKPLL; encoded by the coding sequence ATGACGGTGACGGCGTTAACGGTAGGCAGTGAGGCCTGGTGGCAGTCAAAAAACGGTCCGCAATGGACGCGTGAAGCAGACGGAAATTACCGGGTGACCTTCTGGTGGCGCGATCCGCAGGGGAGTGAGTTTCACTCAGCCATTCAGCGCGTCTGGGTATACATCACTGGCGTTACCGATCATCACCAGAATGTCTTTCCTCAGACGATGCAGCGTATTGCCGGAACGGATGTCTGGCAGTGGCAGACTGTATTAAGCGCTAACTGGCGCGGCAGTTATTGTTTTATTCCCTCAACGCGGGACGAGTCGTTTGCCTCGTTGAAGGCTGATGGCGTGTTGGATCGCACGGCATTGCGCGAAGGCTGGCGGCAACTGTTGCCACAGGCGATTGCCGATCCGCTTAATCCGGTGAGCTGGAAAGGAGGGCGAGGGCACGCCGTGTCGGCGCTTGAGATGCCGCAGGCCCCTGCACAACCGGGCTGGGACTCCCCACAAACGCCAGTGTCATCGCCGGTGGTTCTGCACTGGAACAGCGTGCGTCTGGGCAATACGCGTCGGGTATGGGTCTTTACGACTGGTGATGCGCAGCCGGATGATCGCCCCCTGGCGGTTCTCCTCGATGGGCAATTCTGGGCGCAGAGCATGCCCGTCTGGCCAGCGCTCACTTCACTCACTCAGCGGGGGCAACTGCCAGCAGCGGTTTATCTGCTTATTGATGCCATTGATACCACACACCGCAGCCGTGAACTTCCCTGCAACGCGGATTTCTGGCTGGCGGTGCAACACGAGTTATTGCCGCAGGTCCGGCGCGTTGCGCCATTCAGCGATCGTCCTGAGCGCACGGTCGTTGCAGGGCAAAGTTTTGGCGGGTTGTCATCGCTGTTTGCCGGGTTGCACTGGCCGCAGCGCTTTGGCTGCGTGCTCAGCCAGTCCGGTTCTTACTGGTGGCCCCATCGCGGCGGTCAACAGAACGGGCTGATTATTGAACAACTTCGCACCGGTACGCTGTCCGCAAAGGGATTGCGGATTGTCCTCGAGGCGGGAGTCCGCGAGCCGGTTATCTTTCGCGCGAACCAGGCGCTCTACACACAACTACAGACGACACAGCAGTCGGTTTTCTGGCGTCAGGTTGACGGCGGACATGATGCGCTTTGCTGGCGTGGTGGCCTGACGCAGGGGTTGATCGACCTCTGGAAGCCGCTGCTCTGA
- a CDS encoding MbtH family protein has translation MEFSNPFDNPQGQFYILQNSQQQFSLWPQHCALPTGWQMVCEPQSQEACQQWLARHWTTLIPGYYAVSQEAQ, from the coding sequence ATGGAATTCAGTAATCCCTTCGATAACCCGCAGGGACAGTTCTACATTCTGCAAAATTCGCAACAACAGTTTAGCCTCTGGCCGCAGCATTGCGCATTACCTACTGGCTGGCAGATGGTATGCGAACCGCAGTCTCAGGAAGCTTGCCAGCAGTGGCTGGCGCGTCACTGGACCACGTTAATTCCCGGTTATTACGCCGTTTCGCAGGAGGCGCAATGA
- the entF gene encoding enterobactin non-ribosomal peptide synthetase EntF, translating to MSPRLPLVAAQPGIWMAEKLSTLPSAWSVAHYVVLTGELDAQRLARAVVTGLQQADTLRMRFTEDNGDVWQWVDDAFTFAEPQICDLRSAANPHDAALALMQADLQQNLRVDGGKPLVHHQLFQVGDDQWYWYQRYHHLLVDGFSFPAITRQIAAIYSAWLRGDATPDSPFTPFAEVVEEYQQYRQSEAWQRDGAFWAEQRKQLPPPASLSPAPLPGRAATSDIYRMKLNAPEGAFRHLAAQLPDVQRTDLALALVALWLGRLCSRMEYAAGFIFMRRMGSAALTATGPVLNVLPLGVRIDAAEKLPELAKRLSAQLKKMRRHQRYDAEQIVRDSGRAAGEDPLFGPVLNVKVFDYQLEIPGVTAQTHTLATGPVNDLELALFPDEEGGLSIELLANQQRYDEATLKQHALRLMALIEQFAANPALCCGDADLLLPAEYQQIAQVNATAVEIPSTTLSALVAEQASRTPDAPALADARYDFSYREMREQVVALAGMLREHGVQPGDSVAVALPRSVFLTLALHGIVEAGAAWLPLDTGYPDDRLRMMLEDAQPKLLITTAEQLPRFSDIPGLESLCYSEPLSAGDSAPLGLSQPQHTAYIIFTSGSTGRPKGVMVGQTAIVNRLLWMQNQYGLTAKDVVAQKTPCSFDVSVWEFFWPFIAGAKLVMAEPEAHRDPLAMQRFFAHYEVTTTHFVPSMLAAFVASLTPESAGESCATLKHVFCSGEALPADLCREWERLTHAPLHNLYGPTEAAVDVSWYPAWGDELANVTGSSVPIGFPVWNTGLRILDAMMHPVPVGVAGDLYLTGIQLAQGYLGRPDLTASRFIADPFAPGERMYRTGDVARWLDNGAVEYLGRSDDQLKIRGQRIELGEIDRVMQALPDVEQAVVHACVFNQAAATGGDARQLVGYLVSQSGLPLDIPALQAQLREKLPPHMVPVVLLQLAQLPLSANGKLDRKALPMPELTSRAKGRAPQPGSETTVAKAFSELLGCDVNDVEADFFALGGHSLLAMKLAAQLSRTVTRQVTPGQVMVASTVAQLAALLDADDDAQVQRLGFETLLPLRKSDGPTLFCFHPASGFAWQFSVLSRYLSPQWSITGIQSPRPQGPMQTAADLDAVCEHHLAMLLKQQPHGPYYLLGYSLGGTLAHGIAARLRARGETVAFLGLLDTWPPETQNWSEKEANGLDPEVLAEIDREREAFLAAQQGNASGELFSTIEGNYADAVRLLTSAHSVPFDGRATLFVAERTLPEGVSPERSWAPWIAELEVYRQDCAHVEIISPSAFENIGPIIAGCCNKYNRD from the coding sequence ATGAGCCCTCGTTTACCGCTTGTTGCCGCACAGCCTGGCATCTGGATGGCGGAAAAACTCTCCACATTACCTTCCGCCTGGAGCGTCGCACATTATGTGGTGTTAACCGGTGAACTGGATGCGCAACGACTGGCGCGCGCAGTCGTCACCGGTTTACAGCAGGCTGATACCTTACGGATGCGTTTTACCGAGGATAACGGCGACGTCTGGCAATGGGTCGATGACGCTTTTACGTTTGCTGAACCGCAGATTTGCGATCTCCGCAGCGCGGCGAACCCGCATGATGCCGCGCTGGCGCTGATGCAGGCCGACCTGCAGCAAAATCTGCGCGTCGATGGCGGCAAGCCGCTGGTACATCATCAGTTGTTCCAGGTTGGTGACGACCAGTGGTACTGGTATCAGCGCTATCATCATTTACTGGTCGATGGTTTCAGTTTCCCGGCGATTACCCGCCAGATAGCGGCAATTTACAGCGCATGGCTCCGGGGGGACGCGACGCCTGACTCACCCTTCACGCCGTTTGCTGAGGTGGTGGAAGAGTATCAGCAGTATCGTCAGAGTGAGGCCTGGCAACGCGATGGCGCGTTCTGGGCCGAGCAGCGCAAACAGCTTCCGCCGCCAGCGTCGCTTTCACCCGCACCGCTGCCGGGGCGGGCGGCGACGTCTGACATTTACCGCATGAAGCTTAACGCCCCGGAAGGCGCGTTTCGCCACTTGGCGGCACAACTGCCTGACGTGCAGCGAACCGATCTGGCGCTGGCGCTGGTAGCGCTCTGGCTGGGACGACTGTGCAGCCGGATGGAATACGCGGCAGGCTTTATCTTTATGCGCCGCATGGGCTCGGCGGCGCTGACCGCCACCGGCCCCGTGCTCAACGTGTTACCGCTGGGCGTGCGTATTGATGCTGCAGAAAAACTGCCAGAACTGGCAAAACGGTTGTCCGCTCAGCTTAAGAAAATGCGCCGTCATCAGCGCTATGATGCGGAGCAAATCGTCCGCGACAGCGGCCGGGCGGCCGGAGAAGATCCGCTTTTTGGCCCGGTGCTTAACGTCAAAGTCTTCGACTATCAACTGGAGATCCCGGGTGTCACGGCGCAAACCCATACGCTGGCGACGGGACCGGTTAACGATCTTGAACTGGCGCTGTTCCCGGATGAAGAAGGCGGACTGAGCATTGAGCTTCTCGCCAACCAACAACGTTATGATGAAGCCACGCTCAAACAGCATGCGTTGCGTCTGATGGCGCTGATCGAACAGTTTGCCGCTAATCCAGCCCTGTGCTGTGGTGATGCCGATCTGCTGCTTCCTGCTGAATATCAGCAGATTGCGCAGGTCAACGCCACGGCGGTTGAGATCCCGTCCACGACGCTCAGTGCGCTGGTGGCGGAACAGGCGAGCAGAACGCCGGACGCGCCCGCGCTGGCGGATGCCCGCTATGATTTCAGCTACCGCGAAATGCGCGAACAGGTGGTGGCGCTCGCCGGTATGCTGCGAGAACACGGTGTGCAGCCGGGTGATAGCGTCGCGGTGGCCTTACCGCGCTCCGTATTTCTGACGCTGGCGTTGCACGGGATTGTTGAGGCCGGTGCGGCCTGGCTGCCATTAGATACCGGTTATCCGGACGATCGTCTGCGAATGATGCTGGAAGACGCGCAGCCGAAACTGCTGATCACCACAGCAGAACAGTTACCACGCTTTAGCGATATTCCGGGGCTGGAAAGCCTCTGCTATAGTGAACCGCTGTCGGCAGGCGATAGCGCGCCGCTGGGGTTATCGCAACCGCAGCATACGGCGTACATCATCTTTACTTCTGGTTCAACGGGCAGACCGAAAGGGGTGATGGTCGGGCAAACCGCCATCGTTAACCGTCTGCTGTGGATGCAAAACCAGTATGGGCTGACGGCGAAGGACGTCGTGGCGCAAAAAACACCGTGCAGCTTTGACGTCTCGGTGTGGGAATTCTTCTGGCCGTTTATCGCCGGGGCGAAGCTGGTGATGGCGGAACCGGAAGCGCATCGCGATCCGCTGGCCATGCAGCGCTTCTTTGCCCACTACGAGGTGACAACGACCCACTTTGTGCCATCGATGCTGGCGGCATTCGTCGCCTCACTGACGCCAGAGAGTGCCGGTGAAAGCTGCGCAACGTTAAAGCATGTCTTTTGCAGCGGCGAAGCCTTACCTGCTGATTTATGTCGTGAATGGGAACGGCTGACGCATGCCCCGTTACATAATTTGTACGGCCCAACGGAGGCGGCGGTTGATGTCAGCTGGTATCCGGCCTGGGGCGATGAACTGGCAAACGTCACTGGCAGCAGCGTACCGATTGGTTTCCCGGTATGGAATACCGGGTTGCGGATCCTGGATGCGATGATGCATCCGGTTCCTGTTGGCGTGGCGGGCGATCTCTATCTGACCGGTATCCAACTCGCACAGGGCTATCTTGGCAGGCCGGACCTCACGGCGAGTCGGTTTATCGCCGATCCGTTTGCGCCGGGAGAGCGAATGTACCGTACCGGAGACGTTGCGCGCTGGCTGGATAACGGTGCGGTGGAGTATCTGGGACGCAGTGACGATCAGCTCAAGATCCGCGGTCAGCGTATCGAACTGGGCGAGATCGATCGTGTGATGCAGGCGTTGCCTGATGTTGAACAGGCGGTGGTTCACGCCTGCGTCTTTAATCAGGCGGCGGCAACAGGGGGCGATGCCCGCCAGTTGGTGGGGTATCTGGTCTCGCAGTCAGGACTTCCGCTTGATATCCCCGCGCTCCAGGCACAACTGCGGGAAAAGCTCCCGCCGCATATGGTGCCAGTGGTGTTGCTGCAGCTGGCGCAACTGCCGCTCAGCGCCAACGGTAAGCTGGATCGTAAAGCGCTACCGATGCCGGAATTAACGTCGCGAGCCAAAGGAAGAGCCCCACAGCCGGGCAGTGAAACAACGGTGGCGAAGGCATTCAGTGAGCTGCTGGGCTGTGACGTCAACGACGTTGAGGCCGATTTCTTTGCGCTGGGCGGCCATTCGCTACTGGCCATGAAGCTGGCGGCGCAACTGAGCCGGACCGTCACCCGTCAGGTGACGCCGGGGCAGGTCATGGTGGCCTCGACGGTAGCGCAACTGGCGGCGCTGCTGGATGCGGATGATGACGCACAGGTACAGCGTCTGGGGTTTGAAACGCTGCTGCCGTTACGCAAAAGCGACGGCCCAACGCTATTTTGTTTCCATCCGGCATCAGGATTTGCCTGGCAGTTTAGCGTACTGTCGCGCTATCTCAGTCCGCAATGGTCCATTACCGGTATCCAGTCGCCGCGTCCGCAAGGGCCGATGCAGACGGCAGCCGATCTGGACGCGGTCTGCGAACACCATCTGGCGATGCTCCTTAAACAACAACCGCACGGTCCGTATTACCTGCTGGGCTATTCTCTTGGTGGCACGCTGGCGCACGGTATTGCCGCACGCCTGCGGGCGCGGGGTGAAACCGTCGCCTTCCTCGGCCTGCTAGATACCTGGCCGCCGGAAACGCAGAACTGGTCAGAAAAAGAGGCCAATGGACTCGACCCGGAAGTACTGGCAGAAATTGACCGCGAGCGGGAAGCCTTTCTGGCCGCGCAGCAGGGGAACGCCTCTGGCGAATTGTTTAGCACTATTGAAGGGAACTACGCTGATGCGGTTCGCTTACTGACCAGCGCGCACAGCGTTCCCTTTGATGGGCGCGCGACGCTGTTTGTTGCCGAGCGCACCCTGCCGGAAGGCGTAAGTCCGGAGCGCAGTTGGGCGCCGTGGATCGCGGAGCTGGAGGTGTATCGCCAGGACTGTGCACATGTGGAGATTATCTCTCCGTCAGCCTTTGAAAATATTGGTCCAATCATCGCCGGGTGTTGTAATAAATATAACCGTGATTGA
- the wzz(fepE) gene encoding LPS O-antigen length regulator Wzz(fepE), whose translation MPSLNVKQDKNTEFTSFPLPQTQSNEIDLLNLIDILWQAKKRIIACTFAFACVGLFITFFLPQRWTSEAVVTPAEPIQWQDLQRTLTGLRVLDLDVSVDRNNTFNLFIKKFQSSSLLEQYLRSSPYVMEQLKGAKIDEMDLHRAIVALSEKMSAVDSNAGKKNETALYTSWVLSFTAPAKEEAQQVLAGYIQFISEIVVQDSLENIRNQLEVKTRFEKERLALDRVKLKNQLDTNIQRLNYSLEIANAAGIKKPVYSNGQAVKDDPDFSISLGADGIQRKLEIEKSVTDVAELNAELKNRQYYVEQLESVNVQDVKFSPFKYQLKPSLPVKKQGPGRMIVVVLAALIGGIMACAGVLLQHAMVSRKRDETMIREHLV comes from the coding sequence ATGCCGTCACTCAATGTGAAGCAGGATAAAAATACGGAATTTACGAGTTTTCCGTTGCCGCAGACCCAGAGTAATGAAATCGATTTATTAAACCTGATTGATATTTTATGGCAGGCGAAAAAACGCATTATTGCGTGCACGTTTGCGTTTGCGTGTGTGGGGCTATTCATCACCTTCTTTTTGCCACAACGCTGGACCAGCGAAGCGGTGGTGACGCCAGCTGAGCCAATTCAGTGGCAGGATCTGCAAAGAACGCTGACGGGATTACGTGTTCTGGACCTTGATGTCAGTGTGGATCGTAACAATACCTTCAATCTCTTCATCAAAAAATTTCAGTCGTCTTCACTGCTGGAGCAATATTTACGCTCATCACCGTATGTGATGGAGCAGTTAAAAGGGGCGAAAATCGATGAAATGGACCTGCATCGGGCCATTGTCGCGCTGAGCGAAAAGATGAGCGCGGTGGACAGCAATGCCGGAAAGAAAAACGAAACGGCACTGTACACGTCATGGGTGCTGAGTTTTACGGCTCCAGCCAAAGAAGAGGCGCAGCAGGTACTGGCGGGCTATATCCAGTTTATTTCTGAGATAGTCGTGCAGGACTCGCTGGAAAATATTCGCAATCAGCTGGAAGTCAAAACCCGCTTTGAGAAAGAGCGTCTGGCTCTGGATCGCGTCAAACTTAAAAATCAGCTGGATACCAATATTCAACGACTCAATTATTCTCTGGAGATTGCAAATGCCGCCGGAATTAAAAAACCGGTTTACAGTAATGGCCAGGCGGTGAAAGACGATCCTGATTTTTCTATTTCTTTGGGCGCTGATGGGATCCAGCGAAAGCTGGAGATTGAAAAATCGGTCACGGATGTGGCTGAACTGAATGCCGAGTTAAAAAACCGGCAGTATTATGTTGAGCAACTGGAGTCAGTCAATGTTCAGGATGTGAAATTCTCGCCGTTCAAATATCAGCTCAAGCCTTCATTACCGGTGAAAAAACAGGGGCCGGGTAGAATGATCGTGGTTGTGCTGGCTGCACTGATCGGAGGGATTATGGCCTGTGCTGGTGTACTTCTCCAGCATGCTATGGTATCGCGTAAACGGGATGAAACCATGATCCGGGAGCATCTGGTCTGA
- the fepC gene encoding iron-enterobactin ABC transporter ATP-binding protein produces MTESVARLRGDQLTLGYGKFTVAEDLNVTIPDGHFTAIIGPNGCGKSTLLRTLSRLMTPANGHVWLDGEPIQRYPSKEVARRIGLLAQNATTPGDITVQELVARGRYPHQPLFTRWRKEDEDAVTQAMRATGITHLAGQSVDTLSGGQRQRAWIAMVLAQETSIMLLDEPTTWLDISHQIDLLELLSELNREKGYTLAAVLHDLNQACRYATHLIALREGKIVAEGAPKEIVTAELIEKIYGLRCMIIDDPVAGTPLVVPLGRR; encoded by the coding sequence ATGACCGAATCAGTAGCCCGTTTGCGTGGCGACCAGTTAACGCTGGGTTATGGAAAGTTCACCGTTGCTGAAGACCTCAACGTCACCATTCCCGATGGTCATTTCACGGCCATTATCGGCCCCAATGGCTGCGGGAAATCGACGCTGTTGCGAACCCTCAGTCGGCTGATGACGCCGGCAAACGGTCACGTCTGGCTGGACGGTGAGCCGATTCAGCGTTATCCCAGCAAAGAAGTTGCTCGCCGCATCGGTTTGTTGGCGCAAAATGCCACGACGCCGGGCGATATCACCGTGCAGGAACTGGTGGCGCGCGGGCGCTATCCGCATCAGCCGCTGTTTACCCGTTGGCGCAAAGAAGATGAAGATGCCGTGACGCAGGCCATGCGCGCCACCGGTATTACACATCTGGCCGGACAAAGTGTGGATACGCTATCCGGTGGTCAGCGTCAGCGCGCATGGATAGCGATGGTTCTGGCGCAGGAAACGTCAATCATGCTGCTCGATGAACCGACCACCTGGCTGGATATCAGCCATCAGATTGATTTGCTGGAATTACTGAGCGAACTGAATCGCGAGAAAGGCTACACCCTCGCCGCCGTGCTGCATGACCTCAACCAGGCCTGCCGCTATGCCACTCATTTGATCGCGTTGCGTGAAGGAAAAATTGTCGCAGAGGGGGCGCCGAAGGAGATTGTCACCGCAGAATTAATTGAGAAAATCTATGGGTTGCGTTGCATGATTATCGACGACCCGGTAGCGGGCACACCGCTGGTGGTGCCTCTGGGCCGACGTTAA
- the fepG gene encoding iron-enterobactin ABC transporter permease, which translates to MMYVSRRLLVACLLLTAGCLIFALWGLRSGAVTLEIPQIIAALTGDAPRSLTMVVTEWRLPRVLMALLIGAALGVSGAIFQSLMRNPLGSPDVMGFNTGAWSGVLVAMVLFGQHLTAIALAAMAGGILTSLVVWLLAWRNGIETFRLIIIGIGIRAMLFAFNTWLLLKASLDTALTAGLWNAGSLNGLTWAKTWPSAPIIILMLAGAGLLVRRMRLLEMGDDSACALGVSVERSRLAMMLVAVVLTAAATALAGPISFIALVAPHIARRLSGTARWGLTQAALCGALLLLAADLCAQQLFMPYQLPVGVVTVSIGGIYLIALLIQESRKK; encoded by the coding sequence ATGATGTACGTATCGCGTCGCCTGCTAGTCGCTTGCCTGCTCCTGACGGCCGGCTGCCTGATCTTCGCGCTCTGGGGTCTGCGTAGCGGCGCAGTGACGCTGGAAATCCCACAAATTATTGCTGCCTTAACCGGCGATGCGCCGCGTAGCCTGACGATGGTGGTGACCGAGTGGCGCTTGCCGCGCGTGCTGATGGCACTGCTGATTGGCGCTGCACTCGGCGTCAGCGGGGCGATTTTTCAGTCCCTGATGCGTAACCCGCTCGGCAGCCCGGATGTGATGGGCTTTAATACCGGAGCCTGGAGCGGCGTACTGGTCGCGATGGTACTGTTTGGTCAGCATCTGACGGCTATCGCGCTGGCAGCGATGGCTGGCGGGATTCTGACGTCACTGGTGGTCTGGCTGCTGGCCTGGCGCAATGGTATTGAAACCTTCCGCCTGATCATTATCGGCATCGGCATTCGTGCCATGCTGTTTGCGTTTAACACCTGGCTGTTGTTGAAGGCTTCGCTGGACACGGCATTGACCGCCGGATTGTGGAATGCCGGCTCGCTTAACGGTCTCACCTGGGCAAAAACCTGGCCTTCCGCGCCGATCATTATTCTCATGCTGGCAGGCGCCGGGTTGCTGGTGCGGCGCATGCGTCTGCTGGAGATGGGTGATGACAGCGCCTGCGCGTTGGGAGTCAGCGTGGAGCGCTCACGGCTCGCCATGATGCTGGTCGCCGTGGTGTTAACCGCAGCCGCTACCGCACTGGCCGGACCGATTTCCTTTATTGCGCTGGTTGCCCCGCATATTGCCCGTCGCCTGAGCGGCACCGCGCGTTGGGGATTAACCCAGGCCGCGCTCTGCGGCGCGCTGTTACTGCTGGCGGCCGATCTGTGCGCGCAGCAACTGTTTATGCCTTATCAGCTTCCGGTGGGTGTCGTCACCGTGAGTATCGGCGGTATTTACCTTATCGCCTTGTTAATTCAGGAGTCCCGCAAAAAATGA